Proteins from one Gimesia maris genomic window:
- a CDS encoding HEAT repeat domain-containing protein, which produces MPALVLCSLIPAIVHAQPPQAEIDAAIQRGVAFLKNTPDYGRSGLNAFVAYTLLKTGESPDSPYIQNCVKNILADHNQKNEKGEIIYQPGRDYNYCAGVQLMVLEAIDPEKYQTEIQTTVDFLIRTQHSTGSWYYPGNNPHNGDTSITQYAILGLWAAERAGVQCPTAVWDKAARWHLTTQLRDGGFGYHPASPSEATAKHTMGVAGTGSLYVISLMLYPEGKPRTADNPQTGSIRKKRFGFLEKVELAEKPVGNEKNLITKPNIPLSAIENAKSKGGDWVIRNYNIRNPTGWPIYYLYGLERIAALADAKKLGPHDWYADGAQQLLTTQRDDGSWYGVGNISPSTCLAIIFLSKATGKTLHRKYQPEPVGSGLLAGGRGLPKNLAEVQMRNGKVESKSLSGDLTELLAQLEDPANADLEATQESLIETITLGDREKLIQQKERVLKLIDARSPDVRRTAIWALARTNDFTVAPRLIDALKDPDLGVRIEARNGLCTLSRKIRGLGMPEDPLADTLESLDEKERIQIVNQWSDETAKRWQKWYNSIKPFEEKFNLYEVLNQLPASK; this is translated from the coding sequence ACCCCCCCAGGCAGAAATCGATGCTGCCATACAGCGCGGTGTGGCATTTTTGAAAAATACTCCTGATTATGGCCGCAGTGGTCTGAATGCATTTGTAGCTTACACACTCCTGAAAACAGGCGAGTCACCTGATTCACCCTATATTCAGAATTGCGTCAAGAATATATTGGCCGACCATAATCAGAAAAATGAAAAAGGGGAAATAATCTACCAGCCGGGGCGTGACTACAATTATTGCGCGGGAGTCCAGTTGATGGTTCTCGAAGCGATCGACCCGGAAAAATATCAGACAGAGATTCAGACCACTGTGGATTTCCTCATCAGGACGCAACACTCTACCGGCAGCTGGTATTATCCAGGTAACAATCCGCACAATGGTGATACCAGTATTACTCAATATGCCATTCTGGGACTCTGGGCTGCGGAACGTGCCGGAGTACAGTGTCCCACTGCAGTCTGGGATAAGGCAGCACGCTGGCATTTGACAACCCAGCTGCGAGATGGAGGATTTGGTTACCATCCGGCTTCACCTTCCGAAGCGACAGCCAAACACACCATGGGGGTCGCCGGCACGGGCAGCCTGTATGTAATCTCCCTGATGCTTTACCCCGAGGGAAAACCGCGCACGGCCGACAATCCCCAGACGGGGAGCATCAGAAAAAAACGATTTGGTTTTCTGGAGAAAGTCGAACTGGCAGAAAAGCCAGTTGGCAATGAAAAGAACCTGATTACCAAACCGAATATTCCATTAAGTGCAATCGAAAATGCGAAATCAAAAGGGGGAGACTGGGTCATTAGGAATTACAACATCCGTAACCCAACCGGTTGGCCCATTTATTACCTGTATGGACTGGAACGAATCGCTGCGCTGGCAGATGCTAAAAAACTGGGACCGCACGACTGGTATGCGGATGGAGCCCAACAGCTGCTCACGACCCAGCGCGATGACGGCAGCTGGTATGGAGTAGGGAACATTTCTCCTTCCACCTGCCTGGCGATTATTTTTCTTTCCAAGGCAACCGGAAAAACGTTACACCGAAAGTATCAACCTGAACCGGTCGGATCCGGACTGCTGGCAGGAGGCAGAGGTCTGCCCAAAAACCTTGCAGAAGTTCAGATGCGAAACGGCAAAGTGGAAAGTAAATCACTGTCCGGCGATCTCACTGAGCTGCTGGCACAACTCGAAGATCCTGCGAATGCTGATCTGGAAGCCACCCAGGAATCACTGATCGAAACCATCACCCTGGGTGATCGCGAGAAACTGATCCAGCAGAAAGAACGCGTGTTGAAACTGATCGATGCCCGCTCACCCGATGTCCGCAGAACCGCGATCTGGGCGCTGGCGCGTACCAATGATTTTACTGTGGCACCGCGGCTGATTGATGCGTTGAAAGATCCCGATTTAGGCGTACGCATTGAAGCGCGAAATGGTCTCTGTACTCTCAGCCGAAAAATCAGAGGGCTGGGAATGCCCGAAGATCCACTGGCAGACACTCTGGAAAGCCTGGATGAAAAAGAACGGATTCAGATTGTCAATCAGTGGTCAGATGAAACAGCAAAACGCTGGCAGAAATGGTATAACAGCATCAAACCCTTTGAAGAAAAATTCAACCTCTACGAAGTGCTCAACCAGCTCCCCGCGTCGAAATAA
- a CDS encoding MotA/TolQ/ExbB proton channel family protein, whose amino-acid sequence MNYSLAPILNAAGIAIYVSLGLTALYGVFCVILLVRQISQKRFMTQNAANEFLDQIHEDIENKDYESVINLCDSPPYWSKAVPQLILVAMANLERPAKKLRQMLAEKFERDILADLEYRMSWISTIVKSAPMLGLLGTVIGMINAFDKIGNMQESGGDPSQLAGEISFALFTTAAGLAVAIPLVMAGALIHVRIGKLQDSVQEHTGEFLEILEDSRKS is encoded by the coding sequence ATGAACTACTCCCTTGCTCCGATATTAAATGCCGCCGGAATTGCCATCTACGTATCACTGGGTTTGACGGCTCTGTACGGTGTTTTCTGTGTGATTCTGCTGGTCAGGCAAATCTCACAAAAACGCTTTATGACACAAAATGCAGCGAATGAATTTCTCGATCAGATTCACGAAGACATCGAGAATAAAGATTATGAATCGGTAATCAACCTCTGCGATTCCCCCCCCTACTGGAGTAAGGCGGTCCCCCAGTTGATTCTGGTAGCCATGGCGAACCTGGAACGTCCTGCGAAAAAACTCAGACAGATGCTCGCTGAAAAGTTTGAACGGGATATTCTGGCTGACCTCGAATATCGCATGTCCTGGATCAGTACGATTGTGAAAAGCGCCCCGATGCTCGGGCTGCTGGGAACCGTCATCGGGATGATCAACGCGTTTGACAAAATCGGCAACATGCAGGAATCAGGTGGCGATCCCAGCCAGCTGGCGGGGGAAATCAGTTTTGCCCTATTCACCACAGCCGCTGGTCTGGCAGTGGCGATTCCGCTGGTCATGGCAGGGGCATTAATCCATGTGAGAATCGGCAAACTTCAGGATTCGGTCCAGGAGCATACGGGCGAATTTCTCGAGATCCTGGAAGACTCTCGTAAGTCGTGA
- a CDS encoding ExbD/TolR family protein, protein MARKKSLFNGDSDGWKKRPAAGAGNDLDITPMIDVTFLLLIFFMVTSTMQATQDSDVPVARHGVGVDTRGSTIVLVHNDGNGLNGQSVIELKEAGGATEVSLDELTARVRERVQNGVMDVIIKADRGVPHGFVQEVTRAVTEVDGVKFYIGIEEKKNN, encoded by the coding sequence ATGGCGCGTAAGAAATCATTATTTAACGGCGATTCCGATGGCTGGAAGAAGCGTCCGGCTGCCGGAGCGGGTAACGACCTCGACATCACGCCGATGATCGATGTCACATTCCTGCTGTTGATTTTTTTCATGGTCACTTCAACCATGCAGGCCACCCAGGATTCTGATGTCCCCGTTGCCCGCCACGGTGTCGGCGTCGATACGCGGGGTTCCACCATTGTCCTGGTTCACAATGATGGAAACGGACTCAACGGTCAAAGTGTCATCGAGTTGAAAGAAGCTGGCGGCGCAACCGAAGTCTCGCTGGATGAACTGACGGCTCGCGTTCGCGAACGTGTGCAGAACGGGGTCATGGATGTCATTATCAAAGCGGATCGTGGTGTTCCGCATGGATTTGTACAGGAGGTCACACGCGCCGTGACCGAAGTGGATGGCGTGAAATTTTATATTGGAATTGAAGAGAAGAAAAACAACTGA
- a CDS encoding biopolymer transporter ExbD, with protein sequence MPIKFYCKKCGQRLSITSKRAGKAVACPACRSRITIPFESEDKRTDPPTTAPAAEEPPVPPRKKHPETVPTPAADTPLDEEQDQLLHDLDDLGPIGESWDELLAGDWEQEPESFPQPEPVVSDELKEPEPPVEEESPQLESSPVEFFEEEVEQVEEVDDTFAAEPETEPVAESEPAVSPEVMDPKIPLESVPEAVSSEIVREPEESAVSPIASTETAPETATAVKKYFPPEEDDEDDDDGFSIRSADSEFEEMDLTPMVDVTFLLLIFFMITASFSLQKSIQVPPPNPDEDGVSQSLQTLDDFREESIIVEIDNNNGIYVDDTKLSNPAEIVQAILDRRDADGKPKSELVLSAHKAARHETVVAVVDAANEVGMQKIRLASYKGPED encoded by the coding sequence ATGCCAATCAAGTTTTATTGTAAAAAGTGTGGTCAAAGGCTGAGCATTACCAGCAAAAGAGCGGGTAAGGCTGTCGCCTGTCCTGCGTGCCGAAGCCGGATCACCATACCATTTGAGAGCGAGGACAAGCGCACTGATCCGCCGACAACGGCTCCCGCTGCGGAAGAACCACCAGTCCCCCCTCGCAAAAAACATCCAGAGACTGTCCCCACTCCTGCCGCAGACACTCCTCTGGATGAAGAACAGGACCAGCTACTACACGACCTGGACGACCTGGGGCCGATCGGCGAAAGCTGGGACGAACTGCTCGCCGGTGACTGGGAACAGGAACCAGAATCGTTCCCGCAGCCTGAGCCCGTCGTTTCTGACGAGTTGAAAGAACCTGAACCTCCTGTGGAAGAGGAGTCGCCTCAACTTGAATCTTCTCCCGTAGAGTTTTTTGAAGAAGAAGTGGAGCAGGTAGAGGAAGTCGATGATACTTTCGCTGCCGAGCCGGAGACTGAACCAGTCGCGGAGAGTGAACCAGCGGTATCTCCGGAAGTGATGGATCCGAAAATCCCACTCGAATCAGTGCCCGAAGCTGTCTCCAGTGAAATCGTACGTGAGCCTGAAGAATCAGCTGTTTCTCCCATTGCATCAACAGAGACAGCCCCAGAGACTGCGACGGCTGTTAAAAAGTATTTTCCCCCCGAAGAAGACGATGAGGACGACGACGATGGTTTCTCAATCCGTTCTGCCGATTCCGAATTTGAAGAGATGGATCTGACGCCGATGGTCGATGTCACGTTTCTGCTGTTGATCTTTTTTATGATCACCGCTTCGTTCAGTCTGCAGAAAAGCATTCAGGTGCCACCACCCAATCCGGACGAGGATGGCGTCTCCCAATCCCTGCAGACACTGGATGACTTCCGGGAAGAATCCATCATCGTCGAGATCGACAATAATAACGGTATTTATGTAGACGACACCAAACTCTCCAATCCTGCTGAAATTGTCCAGGCGATTCTGGACCGGCGCGACGCGGACGGAAAACCAAAATCAGAACTGGTACTCAGTGCGCATAAAGCAGCGCGACATGAAACGGTGGTCGCGGTTGTGGATGCAGCGAATGAAGTCGGGATGCAAAAAATCCGGCTCGCCTCTTACAAGGGGCCTGAAGACTGA
- a CDS encoding outer membrane protein assembly factor BamB family protein codes for MASLEISFLSGKHQIIELSKQQPVSIGSHASNDLQIDNENVASMQCRISWNKKGFEVLAATSDGIEINGTMSGRSLLKDGDLIRIGEADILFVDEVDLLDLSEPLPDAAEDAESSMYDLKPVSQDELELVLQNPLKPKEETAPPEKKPPKQKKSSKKKSARQKETLQDDDEEILDVDDLDLVSAAEMLTYEEPDSTGGTPAGTFLARSSEHASDEEETANDDRSKAQSPLSLKDRVRRRSSRNAVRPGERQVVRSPFVLSLAGGSILLVLIALTFWFIIGRDTAKRHFDAAVQEMEAGKYSQAIQLFEHFLENYNKSDYADEARIMLSESLVEKEISGSTPAWSRGLEATNQFIKKHRDDSDFKVLYPTLVDYGQRIALGAVETASRTKERDLLVVSSNAEKILTRYSPPDAPPADALARIKAGYEKAEAEILRKEVFDVAVNQIEESIKQKKTLQALEQRRHLLDRYPYYKDDRKMATVLTKILDLEKSLVQTSNAAVPAVTEDYPEPFPQAVTLTLHTRSRSNEVSDGRNVFATANGSCFGIDSITGNPIWRRPTGLDAPFAPLTVAGSEPSLLLYDTRQHELLCVTQKSGKLVWRQPMPSRPTGKPLVYQGQIVISCSGGELLNLDLLKGDIVSQLKFAQPLVGAPGLVYGEQAVAVAGFEAVIYLVSLRPFECQKVASLGHRPGTIGIPILSMGKLLLVCENDRADSALLHVLDGNGQNATLNGLEQVRIKGQVHSVPVLRGKQMFFPTVPERITAFTVTDEEGKRKLSEIASAQLQDPLSCQIYLSAGSGGQLWMCSSALRKFTLQNTGITLDKKKIADGLASQPMQLIGNNLYLARRLLSSNSVIFSIANRDEMSSTWKSILGTDIVATYPYGAGDQQGLVCITSDGDIFRLRENDFESTQSPFKEKPSTQLKLPDSLEGPLQSSRLSNGKTAVYCGAPQPTLWILNQFGQLEETIDLKSPLDAPPVLIGDGIALPFRKSIAVYRKGRGLDSVLEHVLPDDVDASVSWKQLIPSDKDQCIAITSSGQIISLQYRTSPVRHLAVLSVIDKKQPIDFKAGIGKDTLAVSDASGLLQLLDLKSLQPKAKLQLASPATSDLRLIDPFLFVQTKQKLSCFNINQGLEKIWNLDLPDASLAGPPAIIKNQLLLSLQNGKVQSVDLQTGKVSAELVAPLPASGSVVNLENFLLVPTMDGSLYRIDQALQQKGQASL; via the coding sequence ATGGCAAGTTTAGAAATTTCATTCCTGTCTGGAAAACATCAGATCATCGAGCTGTCAAAACAACAGCCCGTTTCGATCGGCAGCCATGCTTCCAATGATTTACAGATAGATAATGAGAATGTTGCTTCGATGCAGTGCCGGATCAGCTGGAACAAAAAAGGCTTTGAAGTTCTCGCTGCGACCAGTGACGGTATCGAAATCAACGGAACCATGTCCGGGCGGTCCCTGTTAAAGGATGGGGATCTGATTCGGATTGGAGAGGCGGACATTCTGTTTGTTGATGAAGTCGACCTGCTTGATCTGAGTGAACCGCTGCCGGATGCTGCAGAAGATGCGGAAAGCTCCATGTATGACCTCAAACCGGTCAGCCAGGATGAACTGGAACTGGTTTTACAGAACCCCCTCAAACCCAAAGAAGAAACGGCACCCCCGGAAAAGAAACCCCCTAAACAGAAGAAATCCTCAAAAAAGAAATCTGCCAGACAGAAAGAGACTCTCCAGGACGATGATGAAGAAATCCTGGATGTCGACGACCTGGACCTGGTTTCCGCTGCGGAAATGCTGACTTATGAAGAACCTGATTCCACTGGCGGTACACCTGCCGGAACGTTTCTCGCTCGCTCCAGTGAACATGCCTCTGATGAGGAAGAGACAGCTAACGATGATCGTTCGAAAGCACAAAGTCCCCTTTCTCTGAAAGACCGTGTCCGTCGACGTTCTTCCCGTAACGCAGTAAGACCGGGCGAACGCCAGGTGGTCCGCTCCCCGTTTGTGCTTTCACTGGCAGGTGGTAGCATTCTACTGGTATTAATCGCCTTAACGTTCTGGTTTATCATTGGACGGGATACCGCAAAGCGTCATTTCGATGCAGCAGTCCAGGAGATGGAAGCTGGTAAATATTCTCAGGCCATTCAACTGTTTGAACATTTCCTGGAAAATTATAACAAGAGTGACTACGCCGACGAAGCACGGATCATGCTCAGTGAATCACTGGTGGAAAAAGAAATCTCCGGCTCGACACCTGCCTGGAGCAGGGGGCTGGAAGCGACGAATCAGTTCATAAAAAAACACCGTGATGATTCTGACTTCAAAGTACTGTATCCGACGCTGGTCGACTACGGTCAGCGCATCGCGCTCGGAGCCGTCGAAACAGCCAGCCGCACAAAAGAACGCGATCTGTTAGTCGTATCCAGTAATGCAGAAAAGATCCTCACGCGTTACAGCCCTCCCGATGCTCCCCCAGCAGACGCCTTAGCCAGAATCAAAGCAGGCTATGAAAAAGCGGAGGCGGAAATTCTGCGTAAAGAAGTTTTTGATGTCGCCGTCAATCAAATAGAAGAATCCATTAAGCAGAAAAAAACACTGCAAGCTCTGGAACAGAGGCGCCACCTGCTCGATCGTTACCCCTACTATAAAGATGATCGTAAAATGGCAACGGTATTAACAAAAATACTGGATCTGGAAAAATCGCTGGTGCAGACCAGTAATGCAGCAGTCCCGGCAGTGACGGAAGACTATCCGGAACCGTTTCCCCAGGCAGTGACGCTCACGCTGCATACGCGATCCCGGTCGAATGAAGTTTCCGATGGTCGGAATGTATTTGCGACTGCCAACGGCAGCTGCTTCGGTATCGATTCCATTACGGGAAACCCCATCTGGCGTCGACCGACGGGACTGGATGCACCGTTTGCTCCCTTGACGGTCGCCGGCAGTGAACCTTCTCTACTGCTGTACGATACGCGTCAGCACGAACTGTTGTGTGTCACCCAGAAAAGCGGAAAACTGGTCTGGCGACAGCCCATGCCCTCCCGCCCGACCGGGAAACCACTGGTGTACCAGGGACAGATAGTCATTTCCTGCAGTGGAGGTGAGTTGCTCAATCTGGATCTGTTAAAAGGGGATATCGTATCTCAACTTAAATTTGCCCAGCCTCTCGTTGGCGCTCCGGGGCTGGTCTATGGCGAACAGGCTGTTGCTGTTGCCGGTTTTGAAGCGGTGATCTACCTGGTAAGCCTGCGTCCCTTTGAATGTCAGAAAGTGGCTTCTCTCGGACATCGCCCGGGTACGATCGGTATTCCCATTCTCTCGATGGGCAAACTGCTGCTGGTTTGTGAGAACGATCGTGCCGACTCTGCCTTACTGCATGTCCTGGATGGAAACGGACAAAATGCAACACTCAACGGACTGGAACAGGTCCGGATCAAAGGTCAGGTCCACAGCGTCCCTGTCCTTCGCGGCAAACAGATGTTCTTTCCGACCGTTCCGGAACGCATTACTGCTTTTACTGTCACAGACGAAGAGGGCAAACGCAAGCTGAGCGAAATCGCATCAGCTCAGTTACAGGATCCCCTTTCCTGCCAGATCTACCTTTCTGCAGGCTCTGGTGGTCAACTCTGGATGTGCAGTTCTGCATTACGTAAATTCACGCTCCAGAACACGGGCATCACACTGGACAAGAAAAAAATCGCGGACGGCCTGGCTTCACAGCCGATGCAGTTGATCGGAAACAATCTCTACCTGGCCCGCCGCCTGCTCTCATCCAATTCCGTCATCTTTAGCATCGCCAATCGCGATGAAATGTCGAGTACCTGGAAGTCCATTCTGGGAACCGACATCGTCGCAACCTATCCCTACGGTGCAGGCGATCAACAGGGGCTGGTCTGCATCACTTCGGATGGTGATATTTTCCGCCTGCGTGAGAACGATTTTGAATCAACACAATCACCGTTCAAAGAAAAGCCCAGTACGCAACTCAAGCTCCCCGATTCGCTGGAAGGACCGCTGCAATCAAGCCGTCTGTCGAATGGGAAAACAGCAGTTTACTGCGGTGCACCACAGCCGACTCTCTGGATCCTCAACCAGTTCGGACAACTGGAAGAGACAATTGATTTAAAGTCACCCCTCGATGCGCCCCCCGTGCTGATCGGCGATGGGATTGCATTGCCATTTCGAAAAAGTATCGCAGTCTACCGCAAAGGTCGTGGACTGGATTCCGTGCTGGAGCATGTGCTGCCGGACGATGTCGATGCCAGCGTGAGCTGGAAACAGCTGATCCCGTCTGACAAAGATCAATGCATTGCCATCACATCGTCCGGCCAGATCATCTCACTGCAATATCGTACCAGCCCGGTTCGCCACCTGGCGGTCCTTTCCGTCATTGACAAGAAGCAACCGATCGATTTCAAGGCAGGCATCGGAAAAGACACGCTGGCGGTATCTGATGCGTCAGGCTTATTGCAGTTGCTGGACCTGAAGTCGCTGCAACCAAAGGCCAAACTGCAGCTGGCCAGCCCGGCAACCAGCGATCTCCGGTTAATTGATCCATTTCTGTTTGTACAAACAAAACAGAAATTAAGCTGCTTTAATATCAACCAGGGACTCGAGAAAATATGGAATCTGGATTTACCAGACGCCTCTCTGGCCGGTCCCCCTGCGATCATTAAGAACCAGCTCCTGCTTTCTCTGCAGAATGGAAAAGTACAATCTGTCGATTTACAGACCGGAAAAGTTTCAGCCGAACTCGTCGCGCCTCTCCCGGCCAGCGGTTCGGTAGTCAATCTTGAGAATTTTCTGCTGGTACCAACTATGGATGGCAGCCTCTATCGAATTGACCAGGCACTGCAGCAGAAAGGTCAGGCGTCGCTATGA
- a CDS encoding ABC transporter substrate-binding protein: protein MRTYRNLFLTLLVLFGHSFIVDRPFAIAQNEKKADTKPGSATQETKNEDSDSNEVEILPKLEEMQIPTVEELLKKPPVDWVVLENDSVLVVEPIYPRPDTLGKLDLALKESYNWPKPKSKEEIDEQRKMRADMNFIQITLVDDKENPEYQIQRKSVKEVIHHEDQIIKRIDLLFQEKDLKTAFELLLVLDRKHRDWPGFDQRQNQLLLLEAQDKQQSKQYLNALAYVQDLHSRAPKYPGLSKLAGEIIDVMISQAVQEKAYRKAHYYLKRLELMFPQQETVTKWKTAFLNESNSILKAAEQAASQQQYPQAIHAVSTAVVIWPANPKLRESLLRYQKRYPVINVGVLETALEETPYFLERESTRRHRTLTQIPLFEVTRVNQTPHYQSRFLEQWEPTDLGRRADFILRQSYSPWESHPPLIAADITTYLREKITPGTAKYDERFDSYVRSVSSTGPFTFRVYFDRVPLRTEWLLSDPVDSPPIWQNISTASESETSPAGDEILASSRFIVDHQHEGIVSYRRAVPEPADQREYSVAQINEVPYPSFEKSFQGLLLGEVSALAFLPARLVSYFQDSQEFNVVQSAIPLTHVLQFNPESKPMEIVELRRALAYAIDRQKILSETLLQGSRLLNGRLITAPYFTGLQVYNQQVPQREYRFPLAVALAVASQKKLGGKFPTLRMLCDPNPEAQAAAQEMIKAWSQIGLKVVLIPNTAEAGKENLQWDIVYRTVAMTEPVMELWPFLTVGKGAQIESLEILPDWMRLSLIELDEATDWESATALIKKLQQQLYSMAHIIPLWEIDQFHVFRKNIKGYADRPLNFYDNIEQWIPEPFYPDVESFTQK, encoded by the coding sequence ATGAGGACATATCGAAATCTTTTTCTGACATTGCTTGTTCTGTTCGGACATTCGTTCATCGTGGACCGCCCGTTTGCCATCGCTCAAAATGAGAAAAAAGCAGACACGAAACCGGGCTCCGCCACGCAAGAAACGAAGAACGAAGACTCAGACAGTAACGAAGTGGAAATTCTTCCCAAGCTGGAAGAGATGCAGATCCCAACTGTAGAAGAACTGCTGAAGAAACCACCGGTTGACTGGGTAGTGCTCGAAAATGATTCCGTGCTGGTCGTCGAACCGATCTATCCCCGACCTGATACATTGGGAAAGCTCGATCTTGCCCTTAAAGAAAGCTACAACTGGCCGAAACCCAAAAGCAAAGAGGAAATTGACGAACAGCGCAAAATGCGGGCGGACATGAATTTTATTCAGATCACCCTCGTCGATGATAAAGAAAACCCGGAATATCAGATTCAAAGAAAAAGCGTAAAAGAAGTCATTCATCATGAAGACCAGATCATCAAAAGAATCGATCTGTTATTTCAGGAGAAAGACCTGAAAACCGCTTTTGAACTTCTGCTGGTGCTCGACCGGAAGCATCGAGACTGGCCTGGTTTTGATCAGCGGCAGAATCAGCTGTTGTTGCTGGAAGCGCAGGATAAACAACAATCGAAACAATATCTCAATGCCCTGGCTTATGTCCAGGATCTCCACAGTCGCGCCCCCAAATATCCCGGCTTGAGTAAACTCGCTGGTGAAATCATTGATGTGATGATCTCACAGGCGGTCCAGGAAAAAGCATATCGCAAGGCGCATTACTATCTGAAACGTCTCGAATTAATGTTCCCGCAACAGGAAACTGTGACCAAATGGAAAACCGCCTTCCTCAATGAGTCGAATTCAATACTGAAAGCGGCGGAACAGGCCGCCAGTCAGCAGCAGTATCCACAGGCGATACACGCCGTGTCTACCGCAGTGGTCATCTGGCCCGCCAATCCAAAGCTTCGCGAATCACTGTTGAGATACCAGAAGCGTTATCCGGTAATCAATGTGGGCGTGCTGGAAACCGCACTGGAAGAAACACCTTATTTTCTCGAGCGTGAATCGACCCGCCGCCATCGCACGTTAACTCAAATCCCGCTATTTGAGGTAACCAGAGTCAACCAGACTCCTCATTACCAAAGCCGTTTTCTGGAACAGTGGGAACCGACCGACCTCGGACGGCGTGCTGACTTTATCTTGCGACAGTCCTATTCTCCCTGGGAGTCGCACCCCCCTTTAATTGCTGCTGATATCACGACGTACCTGAGAGAGAAAATCACTCCCGGTACTGCGAAATACGACGAACGATTTGACAGTTATGTCCGTTCGGTCTCATCGACGGGCCCCTTCACATTCCGGGTTTATTTTGATCGTGTCCCCCTGCGTACGGAATGGCTGCTCTCCGACCCCGTGGATTCCCCCCCGATCTGGCAGAATATCTCTACCGCATCGGAGTCTGAAACATCACCGGCCGGGGATGAAATCCTCGCCTCCAGTCGCTTTATAGTCGATCACCAGCACGAAGGGATTGTCAGTTACAGGCGAGCCGTACCCGAACCAGCTGACCAGCGGGAATACAGTGTTGCCCAGATCAATGAGGTCCCCTATCCCAGTTTCGAAAAATCGTTCCAGGGTTTGCTGCTGGGAGAAGTCTCGGCGCTCGCTTTTCTGCCGGCCAGGCTGGTTTCCTATTTTCAGGATAGCCAGGAGTTCAATGTCGTACAGAGTGCGATTCCCCTCACCCACGTTCTGCAGTTTAACCCCGAGAGCAAACCGATGGAGATCGTTGAGCTGCGACGGGCACTGGCATACGCCATCGACCGGCAAAAGATTTTATCTGAAACCCTGCTCCAGGGATCTCGACTGCTGAACGGTCGCCTGATTACCGCGCCGTACTTCACCGGACTGCAGGTTTATAACCAGCAGGTTCCTCAACGCGAATACCGTTTCCCACTCGCGGTCGCACTGGCCGTGGCTTCACAAAAAAAACTGGGGGGAAAGTTTCCAACGCTGCGCATGCTGTGTGATCCCAATCCAGAAGCACAGGCAGCAGCCCAGGAAATGATCAAAGCCTGGTCCCAGATCGGACTGAAGGTCGTATTGATACCGAATACTGCTGAAGCCGGAAAAGAAAATCTGCAATGGGATATCGTCTACCGTACGGTCGCCATGACAGAACCCGTGATGGAGCTCTGGCCTTTTCTGACGGTGGGCAAAGGCGCACAAATCGAATCACTGGAAATCCTCCCGGACTGGATGCGACTCTCGCTCATTGAACTTGATGAAGCCACAGACTGGGAATCGGCAACGGCACTCATTAAAAAACTGCAGCAGCAGCTCTACTCGATGGCACATATTATTCCGCTCTGGGAGATCGACCAGTTTCATGTCTTTCGTAAGAACATCAAAGGTTATGCCGATCGTCCCCTGAATTTTTATGACAACATAGAGCAATGGATACCGGAACCCTTCTACCCCGATGTGGAATCGTTTACTCAGAAATAG
- a CDS encoding MOSC domain-containing protein: protein MWTLSSIAVYPVKSLDPVYVEQADLLPDGALAGDRQFALFDESGKLINGKQYPTIHQIRAVFDLAEQSVLLSAPQQSSEPVHFSLQEDRRKLETWFSDYFHSQIHIQENRETGFPDDLAASGPTIISTQTYGELAQWFPEISVEELRLRFRANLEFTGDLPFCEDRLYSAEAPPVQFQVGPVMFEGANPCKRCVVPSRSPWSGEPDPQFMKTFIQKRRETFPTWGDLNLFENMYRLAVNTRLPASQKTVSLRLHVGDSLKILN from the coding sequence ATGTGGACGCTCTCTTCGATCGCAGTCTATCCCGTGAAATCTCTTGATCCGGTCTACGTTGAGCAGGCCGACCTCCTCCCCGACGGTGCACTGGCAGGCGATCGCCAGTTTGCGCTGTTCGATGAGTCCGGCAAACTGATCAACGGAAAACAGTACCCGACGATTCATCAGATCCGTGCAGTGTTTGATCTCGCAGAACAATCAGTTCTGCTTTCCGCCCCACAGCAGTCATCTGAACCCGTGCATTTTTCGCTTCAGGAGGACCGACGGAAACTGGAAACCTGGTTCAGCGATTATTTTCATTCCCAAATCCACATTCAGGAGAATCGTGAGACCGGCTTTCCGGATGACCTGGCAGCATCAGGACCAACCATTATCAGTACGCAAACGTACGGAGAACTGGCACAGTGGTTCCCGGAGATTTCAGTCGAAGAACTGCGGCTCCGTTTTCGCGCCAACCTGGAATTCACGGGCGACCTTCCCTTCTGTGAAGATCGTCTCTATTCAGCAGAAGCTCCCCCGGTGCAGTTTCAAGTCGGCCCTGTCATGTTCGAGGGCGCGAACCCCTGTAAACGCTGTGTGGTTCCTTCCCGTTCGCCCTGGTCGGGAGAGCCTGACCCGCAATTCATGAAAACGTTTATTCAGAAACGCCGGGAAACGTTTCCGACATGGGGAGATCTCAACCTGTTTGAAAACATGTACCGACTGGCTGTAAACACCAGGCTGCCTGCTTCACAAAAGACAGTTTCTTTACGGCTACATGTGGGAGATTCGCTGAAAATCCTGAATTGA